CTGTGCAGGGTCACCCATCTGGGAAACCCCGCTCAGGTGTCCCTGGGAGCTGCATTCTCCTTCTCTAATACACATGGCTTCCGGAAAATGCTGTTTGCACGTGCTTCTCCCAGCCTGAGCTGTGTGCAAGTGGCACGAGCCATTTACCCAGGGAGCCCAGAAGTGCCCCAGCCCAGCAgtgtccctcccaggctgggtTTGCAACAGGGCATGGAGGGGAACGTGTAGCTCTCCAGGGCCATTGGGtgcacagacagacagggagagaggagagcCTCTTACCTGAGTATCCAAAGGAAATACTGGAGATGGGGCTCAGATAGATGCCTTTGCCATAGGCTgctccatgcagcttgcaggaaaACACCAGCGTGAGCAACACAGGCAGACGGTGCGAGCCTGTACCCAGGAGGCGCTGCATCCGCCagcccagggccagggcagggagaaaCCAACAGGGCACACACTGGCTGGACTGCAGGCCCCTCCCCCGCTTGTCAGTCTGTCCATCCACCCCATGTTGCAGACTCCTCCCCCACCTGTCAGTCTGTCCATCTGTCTCACgctgcaggccctgcccccgcctgtCGGTCTGTCCATCCACCCCACACTGCAGGTCCTTCCCACCGCTGTCAGTCTGTCCatctgccccatgctgcaggcccctcccctgcatgTTGTCTATCCATCTTCCCACCCATCCCCCGCCAGTCAGTCTGTCCAACTACTTTTCTGTCTGCTTGTCCAACTCAGGAGCAGCTGAGCCTGCAGAGCCAGTGCCTGGGCActgctgggagcggggtgggttTGGGAGAGTtggctgctgggagctgagctgcaGTGGAAAGAGGAGAGGGCATGGCCTTGGGCATGGGACCCTCCCCATGAGGGCTGTGAGTGAAAATCCAGGTCTCTCCCAGGCACAACCCGCTGATGGGAGACTCTGCTGCTGGTGCTCATTGCAGCCCAGCACTGCAGGGGTTAATCTTGCCCCACAAAGCTGGGCTCTCTTCTAATGCCAGCCAGGCCAGAGCCCGGATCTCAGACCCACTGGCTCCCTCAATGCCCAGGACAGCCTAGGTCACCTGCACGTGGCCACACCCAGCCCATGAGGTCAGAGGGCTGGCAGAGGGCAGGCACCAGACCGTTACCTGCAGTTTGGTGTAGGACGCATTGACCAGCCCGTTGCGTAGGATGGAATGCCAGTTCTCAATGTGAGATCCACTGTAAGAGCAAGGAACCAGCACGTCAGGCACACAGCCCAGCCGAGCGCTGCCATCCTGCGTGCACATCCTGCTCATACCTGTCCCCTCACGCACCCGCCCTCCACTCCTTCACTGGCACCTAGCACACATACAGCCAGCCACTCCCTTGCTACCAGAGCAGTACCTGGCGCCTCCCTCTCTCCCATACACCCACATCCAGGATGGCAAGGCCAGAGGTGGAACTTCCAGCTGGAACAGCCATGTCTGCGGCGGTGCGGGCACCAAGAGAGGCTGGCCACCCCGAGGACAATCCCAGGGGATAGCCTAGCCTCATCCCCAACgcagctagcccctcccgctATGCCCGACTATGTCCATGCCAGCTGGGACTCACACCTCCTGCTCCAGGGCAGTCAgacccacagacacaccctccCCTAGGGCTGACACGGCTTTGTAAAGTCTCAAGAGCTCTCTCCTCTGCTGGGCCATGCCCAGCCTCCCCTTCTGAATGGCCCTGAGCCTTGGGCAGGATGGCGGGCCAGGCTGAATGGAGACAGAGCTTCGGCAGACCCAGCCATCAGCCTTCCCAAGGTGCTCCCTAACTCACACACCCTGGGGATGCAGGCGGCCTCCCAGTGCTACCTCATCAGCCCCACAATGCCCAGCTGTGCCATGCCACACAACACGGACTTAGCCGAGCAGCCACAGGAAGGTCCCACTTAGTGCAGGTAAGTTTGGATCCTTCTGCACCTCTGGGCTTTGAGGCAGCAGGCTGGGATTCTCAGAAGAGCAGCCCCCACTGTTCCATCTGGGCCTGGCCACGCCAGGGTAAGAAAATAATGCAAGTTAGCTGGTCCCTGTCAGCTGCCAGCCCCTTTGGGGCTGGAGTCCCTGTTCTGGCAATGGATCAAGCTGGTTCTGATCTGACACAGAGGGTCCTTCCCCTCCCTAGCACACAGCACCACCATTCCACTGCCAGGTGGGCtcacagggtctgatccaaagcccaatgggggtctttccattgactccaatggactttggatcaggccctaagtttcCTTATCTAGAAGCAACCCCATTGCCCCAGCCTGCCTGTAGCCAGAGCTCTCCCCCAGGTACACTCAGACCCTCTTGCCTGGCTGGGTACCTTGCTCAGCTGCTGAAGCAAGGGCCTTGGCTCGCTCTCTCTGGGCACTAGCTCTGCCAGGGCATCGCTACCAGAGCAGGGACAGGCCCCACTGCGGGGATTCTTCTGACATGCAGCAGCGAAGGGAAACCGAGGGGCAGCAGTGCCAGCCGGTCTGGAGCCCCCAGGAagaagcagtggggagctgccccAAGGGGAAGGGCCCCGTCCCACCATGGACTCACTGAAAAGCGAAGGTGCTCCCGTAGAGTTTCTTGGCTGTGCGGAACCGGGCTTCCTTGGCCGgggggctgctcagcagaaggaACTGGTGTGAGGTGTGCATGAATTTCAGCTGCTACCAAGGGAAACAGACCAgcaaaatggggagggagcaaGCGACCGAGCAGGAGAGAGATAAAAGAGAGAGATCATGCAGGGAAGTCCATCCCCGCGCTGAACCCCCATCCCAACCCCAACACCATCTCCAGGAGCCAGCACAGGGCCCAATGGTGCAGAGCTCTCTACACCTCAGGGACACTGGGTGCCAAGCAGTGACTGGTGGGGTGGAAGCAAACCAAGGCTGCTCCCTGCATGGCTAGTGTCAGCAATGGCCACAGATGGAGCCTTTCACCTTCCCAGTCCTGCCCCTCTCGGCAGGGCCTGCAGGCTGTTACCAGTGACCTAGAAGTGAGTGAGCTATACTCAGAGTCCCACTGGATGGgagtccccaccccagagccccagcccccaTGTGCAGGCAGAGCCTTAGGGAACAAGACACATTCGGGGCACGGGGAGCTTGTATCAGAGGACTGCAGGCCCCAGGATGGGAAGGGTGCCAGCCTGACGCAAGGCTGAGTCACACTCACAGTAAGGGCTGCtcatgggcagagctggggggttgcTGGTAGGTGAGGCTTCGGAGCGTCAAAGAGGCCGAGGAGCTCCCAGTggtggagagaggggaggggttgggtggTTACAGGTCTGAGGACCAGCTGAGCTTGTAGAAGGAAGGGAACTTAAGGCTTCCCATTGTTGAAGTTACCACTGAGGGGAAGTTGGAGGGGGGCTTCCTTTGCTTCCTGTCACATGGCAGATCTCCTGCCATCTGCACACAGGCTCCCTCTTGGGGAGCAGGCTCTGTGCATTCTGCATCATGCTTGGCCTTGGTCCTCTGAGCCCCACAGCAGGTGGCTCCAGCCACGTGGGCCAGGGAGCTGTGCTGGGAATGGGGGTTAGGGAAGCTCCGGCCCACTGTGGCAATACGGAGCAGGGCTGCGCTCACTGGGCATGCAGGAGGGAACGGAATGGTGGTACGCAGCCagcctgacccaaaaggaaagaGATCGTACCCTGAAAGGGGAGCGGCCACGTACCCTGCTGAGAGGCAGCTTGACAATGTGAGATCTGTTACTGGAGATTATCCTAGGGAGGAGAAAGAGGCCGTTAGAACTGCGGGGTTAGGACATGTTAGATCAGACCAGTCCACACTCTTCACATCACTTCACTCACTtcatcaatgaagtgagctgtagctcacgaaaacttatgctcaaataaattggttagtctctaaggtgccacaagtactccttttctttttgcaaatacagactaacacggctgctactcttcaCATATTGAATCAGACCCTAGCTCATCCAGCATGGTGTCCGGCCGCCTGCCCTGGCAAGTCAGACCCCCAGCCCATCCAGCGTGGcgtcccgccccctgccccgacAGGTCAGACCCCCAACCCATCCAGCGTggcgcccctccccctgccccgacaGGTCAGACCCCCAGCCCATCCAGCGTggcgcccctccccctgccccgacaGGTCAGACCCCCAGCCCATCCAGCGTggcgcccctccccctgccccgacaGGTCAGACCCCCAGCCCATCCAGCGTggcgcccctccccctgccccgacaGGTCAGACCCCCAGCCCATCCAGGATGgtgtcccaccccctgccctggcaaGTCAGACCCCCACCCATCCAGTGGGGTGTCCTGAAAtcttcagagaaaagaaaaacgAACCAGCCATGCCACATGATCTCAGGGGGAACAGTGTTTCCTCTCAACTGTTGCCTTTCAAGGCTCACTAGCAATTCAAACCAGCACCCAACCCACAGATAGCATGGCTCCAGTCCTGCAGGATTGGTGCCTCTGTGTCTGGCAATGGGCCGGAGACTATGACAAATTTCCAGCCCATCTGCCCACCGTGGGACCCATGCTGCCCTAGTGGGCCAAGCAGGGGCTGTTTGTGTGAGAAGCAGCACAGCTTTTAGCCACTCATGGTGGCACGGGAGAACCAGAGGCTGGGCAGTACATCTGATATTGGCCCAGAGAGAGAGTCATGCTTCTACAACATCACTAACCATGGGGTCTGACACTCCGTGCCCTGGGGACTGTGCCTCTGTGCTGCCTGGGAAGCTCAAACCCTCATTGTTCCCAGATTGCTCATCCCAGGGGCAGTGTCACTGGGTCCCCTCTGTGAGCCGGTGCTTTTACCCCCTGGCATTTCATCCATCCTATGAGCCCCTCGCCGACCTCTGCCCACACTCTCCCACAGCCCGGCAGGACATGGAGCACTTACCATTGCAGGAGAGGGTGTGCCAGAGGGTCCAGTTTGTCCATCTGCTTCTTGATTTCCAGATATGAGCCCTGCAAAGAACAGGGCAGCGCTAACGCTGGGGCCTGGCACAGGACACCAAGGAGCGCATCTCAGTCAGAAAGTCACATAACTAAGTCGGAGCGCCAAGGCCACTGGGTTTTCTGTCACCAGCGTCTGCAGCCCACATCCTTccatggggagaggagggtgacAAAGGAAAGTGAACCTGGCTCAGCAGTAGTGCCCCGTGGCTAGGACACTGGCTCCCTAGGGGCTGGGACGCtggcctggggctcaggagaAGCAGGCTgtactcccagccctgcccctgaccTTGGAGAGGTCATGTCTCTTTGGGAAAGAGCCTAGCTCTTTCTCTGGGGCTGTGCATCGCATAGCACGCTGAGGCCTGGATCTCAGTTGGGACCTCTAGTGCTGCGGGCCTAGGAGTAATAATGAACATCAAGAATGTCTCCTTGCTGCAGAGGAGGTGACACAAGCAGCCGCCCCGTTGGGTGAGGGTTGAGGGGCAGGATGGGCTGAGAGAATCAGAGAGGGGCCTGGATTTTGGGTCTATCCTGAGGCCAGGCCCAGTGTTGGTAGCACCAGCTACCATACCTGGGTCATTTCCCGGATTGACATCACGCTGTCCAGGGCCTTCTGCAGACGCTCATAGTTCTTCTTCTGCAgtgtgggaagggaaagagacagCTGTCAGGCACAGCACACACGGGCACGTACCCAGCCTGTCCTCCTTGCCCCCAGCCTGATGCCAGGGGTCAGAGCTCCCTGGGGACCCTGGAGTCCTGTCAAGGGAACCCCTGGCCTCATCGCccagttgcaccagtgcaaatcgTAACTGCACTGCAGCCACAGGGTGAGTGGGAGGCGGATCAGACGCAATCCCCGCCCATTCACACGGGGGTGCTCCGGAGTCTGGCTTTGGGCCACAGCAGGTTGGTAGCATGGATACCGGTGGCTGTCAGCAGGAGCTTAGACTCTGTTGAGATCTGCTCTGGCAATTCCTACGTCCCTCTGTCCAACTCCTGCACCCGGGCAGAGTCACCCCACTCCCTGAACCCAatgggagtgtgggaggaggacGTCTGTCTCCTCCCCCAGAGCGTAGTCACACCTGGAAATGTCTGGGTATAAATGGCCTGGGGTCACCACTGCCTTCTTGACTGACCGCGAAACGAGGCCCTGCCgagccagcccagctccaggagagcGATCGGCGTCTCCCTGGCCTCAGGCGGCAGCAGCCGGGTCTGTAGTGAGAAGGGACAGGCCGCCACACCCCGGCACAGTGACCCTCCCAAGTGGGAGTCgcgcccccagctggagctcgcCGCCGTGGTCTTaggagcagcccagggccccgCTCGCAGCGGTGGGATGAGGCGCTTACCTTGGGGTTAAAGGCAAGTGTTTTGGGGTCGCTGGGGTCCACCACGGAGGGATACGGTTCGAAGATGATGCTTTTGCGTGGGGACTCCAGGGCAGCCCGACACATAGCCACAAGCAGATCCACCACCTGGGCCGGGGAGAGCGCgactgagaggaggaggagggcgggAAGGAAGCACCACTGCCCCAGTGCGAGATCAGGCCCTGATGCGAGATCCAGCCCTGCCAGGAAGCAGGGCCCTGATCGGGTGCGGAGAGGTATCCGCTATAGCCGAGGCGGGGCAAGATGCTCAGCTCAGCAcccctctgggctggggttgtCAGGGGAGCAGGCACGCCGAGGGACTCTCACCTGCCATGGCATTGCTGCGACACCATCACTCTGCTCCTTCCCTAACAGCTCTCCCCCGGGCGcagggctccccgccccccaactctcTGCCTGTGCCCTTGCTGATGTCCTCTGCTCAGTGCTGGTACCTCTGCTCCCGTGGCCACCTCCTCCGCTGCACCAGACATCACCCCCAGGGTGTAGAAGGAGAAGACGCACAGCTCCCGCGTGCACACAGCCGGCTGCAGGGAGACGAGAGCGACACGGGGGGTCAGAGAGAGCCCCATGCCCCAGCCTCCCACACTGAGCCCAGCACTGGAATCATTCACCATTGGCCAGGAGCGGGTACCGCAGGGAGcaagcctgccccagcccccaggcaTCCTAGCAACCCAGATGGGCTGGCACTGCAGCATTTGCCCCCTGGAACCTGTTCCCATAGAGACCCTGGTGCATTCTGggaatattttttgtttctgttaaagCCGGCCATGCAGCTCCTGCACCGCTCCGAGGCTCCTGGACACAGAAGCAGCTACAGCTACATGTCACAACAGGCCACCTCCCCGCTCCAGCACCAGCCATCCAAGGCACTCAGCACACATTCCCTCATTAGCACTCACACTCCCCGGGAGGCGCCATCCCCTTatgacaggtggggaaactgaggcttggGTACAGTTGAGGCCAGTGTTCTCAAGAATGCCCTCTAACTTTGAGTGATCGGTTGCTAAGTCCTCAGTCTGAGGTTCTTTGGGCTGGATTTGCAGAGATACAGGGCAACCAATCTTTCAGTtcagctggaggtgggggtgctcagcaccccaagATGCAGGCCTAAGGGACGcaggctgggcacccaaaaactgaagcaCCTAAActcagaggccacttttgaaaagtcTGCTAGAAGAGACTGGCCCAGGTCACACAGCCATTTGCGGCAGAgacaggattagaacccagggcCCCGACTCCCCGTCCTACGCTCTGCCTTCTTGTCAGCTGGGTGGGGCCAAGTGGCATGTGGTTAATACTCCCATGCTAGTTAGGagtcagccagcagggggcagcagcagaaCAGGCTCTGCTCCCCCGCACACACATCACCACCACAATGCAGCTGCTGCactccaggggggaggggcagcaaagCCCGCACACCCCATAGCCTGGCTATTGGCGAAGAGGGCCCTGTGGGCGCGAGATGCTGGGCAGGGAGCAATGCTGAACTTACCCGCTAGAATCCCAGCATGTGGGGACAGTCTCTCTCTGACTGGAGGGTTTCCCAGGGGACAgttgggctgggcaggggaggccAATGAGGCcggcccagctggctcctggtaGCACCCCTGTGATCATAGACTGGGATCAAACCCACCTGCATCGCTGGCTGTGCCCCTGGCACATAGCACTGCCAAAGGGCTGCCACCAGCTACAGCCACTCTGAACCATGGCAAACCTCCCTCTGCACCCACTccctcagtggggtggggtgcgtgctgggcacaatttaaagggccctggcTCCTCCCACATCGCCTTCCACCAATCACTGCACTTCTCTTCGCCTGCCTCATTACCCCGCCTCCAAGTTACCAGTTTCCATCCTTTACTGGGGCAGGTTAGTAAAAGCCCCAGCCGCCAGGGCTCCACCCTTTGCTGCctccagcagcacaaaggggcAACGAGGAGCGCTCCCAGTGCCAGCCAATCCAAAGGACATCAGCACTTGACCTGCCTCCAACTGTCCCCATGGCCCCTCTTGGTGACCAGCCCTACCACAAACGTGCTCCAGGGGATGCTGGCCTGGAGGTCTCTGTACCTTGAGCATGGATCCATTCTGGAAGACGTGCTGCTCGTCGCATACCACGCAGTATTCGTTCAGGGTGGGGATCCGCTGCTCTGCATACTTCATTATCTGTGCAGCGAGGCCGTAGTGAGCCAGGACCACCCACGCACCCCAGCACAAGCCACCCTCTCCACACTGAGCCACAGGATGAGCATACTCCAAACCAGGCAACACTTCCCATCCCGGGGCAAACGGCAGGTCCAGGCCGTTTATTAGCACTGAGCTGTCTCTGTCCTGTCCCACCTGCTGACCTGGGCTCCTGCCTGGGCAGAATTCACCACCTCCCACGGAGCTACCCCCAGGATGTGCCTCTATCTGAGCTAGGACCAGACCACTTCTCAACTCAAGGGGCAGGATCAGAACAGGTGGGGGCGGGCGCAAAACAGCAGAGCTGGCCCTGCTTAGGCAGGGTCATGTCTCGGCTCCCTGGAGGTGTGTACCACACGGGGCAGGGCTGAACACGTGGCCAGCTCGCTCCCTGGAGGCTGCGTGTCAGGCCAGATACCTGTGTTAATGTGGGAACCATGGCTCAGGCGGAGAGttcccagcagccagcactgGGTAGAAGAATGCTGACCAGTGCGCCCTTCCCCAGGCCTCAAACGGTCAGCTAGGAAAtgctcagctctgctggctcAGCTCCGAGGAACAAAGTCCCCCATGCTGCCAGCCCACAGCAGAGTGGAGAGCTGCCCTGCAACCCACAGATCTGGGGGGAGCGCTAGGGGTTCAGAGATGGGACCTTTGAGGATTCTGACCCACCACACCCAGCGCACTGGGAAGAGCCGCTCCAGGCTCTGGGGTCATGTTACCTAACGTGTTACAAACACCTCTTTTCTCCTGGTGAGACAAGGCCTGGCAGGGGAATCCCTTATTGGCTGAGGGAATCCTGTCCTGTGACGGTAACACCATCACAGACACCGTGGGGAGGAGTGCAAACAGACCACGCTATGGCCTTGCGGATGGGGCTCTGTCCCCAAAGACAGCAGCCTGTGGGCTGCCCATGTGCCAGGAACATCCATGAGAGTAGGACTGTAGCCTTGCAAAGCCAGGACTGGCCCCATGGAGGGGGGTTAATCAAAGATTTTTCCCTATTGACTGACACCCCGGAGGTTGAATTCCTCCACCAGAACAGACCTTTCCTCCACCGGAGAGGGCCCTCGCCCTCCAACCCAGCCTGAGGCCTGGTCTCACCTGGGAGCTCAGCTGAGTTTAGGTCGAGTGGAGAAATGGAGCTCAAGGCATTAACCTGCATCCACACAAGGGAAAGGCAATGAAGTGAGgctggcccagctggctcctggtaGCTAAGCCTGACCCTGCTCCTAGCCAAGACAAGCGTCGAGAGCAAGAAGGCCCTGTCTCCAGGGCCTAGCACACCtgggcctctcccagcaggcagcagccgcCTATGAAAGGGGCCAGGCTGGAGGGGGGCAAGCAGGAGGAGAGGCCAGGCGAGGAGTTCTCAGGGGCCCCCAGTTAGCGACCGTGGTTTACCTGGACGAGAAATCCATATTCCAGCGTGGGGATGTTCTTGCAATGGCCGCCGACCTGCAGAGGGCACACAAACCCGACCCAGCCACGTTACCCTCCATTCCTGGCCCATGGGCCATTGTGCCCCTCAGTGTAGGCTGGCAGAGGGGGGAGCAGCCCAGAGGGCTCTGCGCTCGCCCTCCCCTTTGCCGCATGGGATCTCATGCCAGATGGCTGAGGATGTTGGGCTCTGCTCCTCATCTACCCCAGTACCTTACTGCACCCTTCCAAGGGGTGATATCCACCTGGGGTGGTTCAGCAGGCACTGTGCCAGGGTGCACCGAGACCCCATCCcggggcagagctcttctgctAATTGCCCCTGCTTCTCGCCACCCTCggcagaagggaggggagagtggcTCCCGGGCCAAGGGAACTAGGGAGCTAAGCCAGAGGAGGTCCTGGCGCATAGGCACTAACTCTCTGGATGCTCCGGAGCTGAAGCAtccagaaaaaaaattagtgggtgctcagcactatcagcaccgatcagctgtttggtggggcCTTCAACCAGCTGTTCAGCCGCTGGCAGAGGCccttgggggagggcagagagcagcaagcAGCGGGGGCCTCGGGGGaaaggatggagtgggggcaggaagacgTGGggcgagggcagggccttggggaaaggggtggagtgggggcagggccaggggcgaAGCAAGGGTGGAGCATCCCCCGGGGGAAAATAAAAGCCAGCGCCTGTGTCCCAGGGGAAGAAGGGCCACGCTCCAGAAGGCGGCTTAGGCTGAGGGGCCCGTCATATCATTGCTGCTGAGTTCCCAGTGAAGACATGCCCCAGGAAAAGGGTGCATTAGGACACTGACTCAGGGCCTGGCTGCTCCACTGGCAAGAAGGGagggctcccagctcccagacGGCGAGGTGCTGGCAAGCAATAGCACGTGCTATCTCAGCCCGAGTGCAGCCACACGTCCCCAGGAGAGCAGCCCCATCCGGGAGAGATGGAGGAATGGTACGCTCCAGGCGGCGCAGGTGCCAGGCCAAACCAGGTTGCTGTTATCCCTGTTGGCCCCAGGATCTGCTGGAGCTGCCCGGCTGCTtcccagcagggccaggagctctGCTGCCACGCACAGTGTATTCTGAACAGGCCTCGTTTCAACAGGCTGCCTGGTGACCATGGCGGGGGAGCCGGCCTGTGCCCCGGGGAACCCCCCAGATGCTGAAGTGAGGAAGAGTGGGAGGCAAACCTGCATGACCATTAGCAGGGGGAGCGCGCTCCAGACCAGTGTGAGCAAAACCCACCCAGAGCCAAGGCAGGGGGACGCAGAGGAAACCCACCAGGATGTTGAATGGGGCGACACCTgcctgggtgctgggggggtaGCCAAACACCTCCACCTTAGGGTTCTTCATGGTGCAGGAGATGGAACGGTTCATAAGGCGATTGACGCGGAGCTCTGGCACCCCCAGCTTGCCCTTCAGCATGGAGTCCTGGATGATGGGGAAGCTGGGAGACCTGGGGAGACAGAGGGAGCCATGAGCCAGCCAGGGGGCCAGCCAGCGCACGGGGAGAAGGCGGGGTGGGGAGTAACGCAGTATGGGCAAGGGGAGAGCAGCGCAGCGTCTGGAGGCCTGTGCCAGTCCGGCGCAGACAGAGCCAGCGGCACAGCTCAGGGGTCATAAAGTGCTGGCTCGGGGGGGAGAGCAGCAAGAAGGGGTGCCAGCCCCAGGGCCTGGTGATCAGTGCCCCCTGCATGCCTGTGGAGGCCTGAGCATGCTCCCAGTGTCAGTCGCTTGCTCCCGGGCCAAGAGGAGCTGGGAGTGCCACCGAGGCAGCCTGTGCCTCCCCCTCTTGCAAGACTCACCGGCTGCGGGGTCCGGGGAGCCACTGGTGAGCTCTACCCACCCCCCAGCAATAAGGAGGGGATGGCTGAGCATTGTCCACAGTTCGCTGGCCTTTAGTGCCCTGGCGCAGCCTGCCTGGCACAGGACATCCCAaagagcagagcagaggcaggccTGACGCCGTCAGGGACAGCACCAACGAACGCACTGACacagcaccagcccagccagcaTCCCGGCACAGGTGGGCTGCAGCACAGAGCATGGCAGTGACTCCTGTCCGGCACAG
The Eretmochelys imbricata isolate rEreImb1 chromosome 10, rEreImb1.hap1, whole genome shotgun sequence genome window above contains:
- the PARP6 gene encoding protein mono-ADP-ribosyltransferase PARP6, with translation MQAKAQSLKKHPGNAQTEELPACMLILNTDIKGQYWTDDDSDGDNESEEFLYGVQGTCAADLYRHPQLDADIEAVKEIYSENSVSVREYGTIDDVDIDLHVNISFLDEEVSTAWKVLRTEPIVLRLRFSLSQYLDGPEPSIEVFQPSNKEGFGLGLQLKKILGMFTSQQWKHLSNDFLKTQQEKRHSWFKSSGTIKKFRAGLSIFSPIPKSPSFPIIQDSMLKGKLGVPELRVNRLMNRSISCTMKNPKVEVFGYPPSTQAGVAPFNILVGGHCKNIPTLEYGFLVQIMKYAEQRIPTLNEYCVVCDEQHVFQNGSMLKPAVCTRELCVFSFYTLGVMSGAAEEVATGAEVVDLLVAMCRAALESPRKSIIFEPYPSVVDPSDPKTLAFNPKKKNYERLQKALDSVMSIREMTQGSYLEIKKQMDKLDPLAHPLLQWIISSNRSHIVKLPLSRQLKFMHTSHQFLLLSSPPAKEARFRTAKKLYGSTFAFHGSHIENWHSILRNGLVNASYTKLQLHGAAYGKGIYLSPISSISFGYSGMGKGQHRMPSKDELVQRYNRMNTIPQTRSIQSRFLQSRNLNCIALCEVITSKDLQKHGNIWVCPVSDHVCTRFFFVYEDGQVGDANINTQDPKIQKEIMRVIGTQVYTN